One Halanaerobium hydrogeniformans genomic window, AAATAGGATCAAAAGAGTTAAAATCTGTTCTATTTAAATACTTAAGCACTATCTTCCAACTCTCACTGGATACAGCACTAAACATATATCCAAATAAAACACTTGTCACTATATAAATAATATTAATTCTTTTTCTGTTTATCCAATCTGCAAGTTGATTTCTTTCTTCGCCAAATAATGACTCCACATTACTTTGTTCTTTAATATTGATATAATTCATGATTGGTTTCTTTGTAAAATGAAGATTTATATAAATAAAAGCTGCAAAAAATACGGCAATAATAGAGCGCAAAACAAAGTTTGAAAAAAACATTATTAAAAAAGTTCTTTCAAAAGCGAGCTCCTGAAACCAGAGCCAGTCAGTATAAATATTAGCTCCACTTGTAATAAATATCAATACTGCTGCAGCTGCTGCTATAATAATCGAAATAAAAAACTTATTTGATTTTGGCATACTTTTCTCCTTTCAAAAATATAATTACTTTAAATTGTCAGCAATTCTTTTTGCACTTTTTTCTGCCTGATAATAAATTTTCTCCTGATCTAATGTTTTTATTTCTCCACCATAAACTATAATTTTCCCATTAATAATTACCGTATCTATAATTCTGCTGTCTGCAGCATAAAATAAATTAGAAAGATTGTTGTGATGTGGATAAGAAAAAGTATTGTTTTGCGTATCCACTAAAATCAAATCAGCTTTTTTCCCTTCTTTTATCATTCCTATCTGAGCAAGATTGAGTGTTTTAGCACCATTTATGGTCAGCATTTCCAAAAGCTGCTGAGTGTCAATTAAACTGGGATCATAATTATTTACCTTTTGTAAATAAGCTGCCATTCTAGCCTCTGTTATCAGATCAAGATTGTTATTGCTTGATACTCCATCAGTACCGATACTTACATTAATATCAGCTGCCAGATAATCTGCGATCGGAGCAATTCCACTCCCGAGTTTTGCATTGCTTATCGGGTTGTGAGCAATATTGACCCTATTTTTTTTGAGAATTTCTAGGTCTCCTGGCTCAGGATGAACCACATGAGCAGCTAAAATATGATTTTTAAAAAAATCAAATTCAGCTAGAAATTTGATTGGAGAAAGTGAATGGTCACTCATAAAATCATTTACTTCTTTTTTAGTTTCAGATAAATGAATATGAACCGCTAAATTATTATCTGCTGCCAGCTTGGTTATTTTTTCTAAATAACTCCTAGAACAGGTATAAGGAGCATGAGGTGCAAGCATGGTAGTGATTCTTCCTTCTGCAGAATTGTTATATTCTAGAGCAAAGTCAAGCGAATTCTTTAAACCTGTATCTCCGTCATTTGCTTCTATCAAACCTTCGGCAAGTACTGCCCTGATCCCGCTCTTATCTACTACTTCTGCTGCTCTATCCATAGCAAAATACATATCTGCAAAAGCAGTTGTACCACCTTTTAACATTTCAAGCACACCTAAAGCTGTACCCCAGTAAATATCATCACCCTTTAATTTAGCTTCAAAAGGCCAGATTTTGGTTTGCAACCATTTTTGGAGTGGCATATCATCTGCATACCCTCTCATTAAAGTCATCGCGGTATGAGTGTGGGTATTGATCAGCCCGGGTAACAAAATTTTGCCTTCAGCATCTATAACTTCCGAAAAATCTTTTTTAGTTGGGCAGGAATCCATAGCAGAAATTTCTTTTATTTTATCATCTTCAATTATCAGATATTGATTTTTTAACGGTTCAGGCTCAACCCCAGAATAAATTTCTAAAATATTTTTTATTAATATACCCACCTTAAACACTCCTCAGCGAATTTTTCATTTGTTCAAAATATAAATCAGTTTAGGCAAATACTTTTCGATAAGCTTTAATAAAATAATCTACCGCAGAAATAATATTGATCGGGATTACAAGATAGAATAGCCAATTTCCAAAAAAATTGATACCGATTAATCTAACTGCAATAGCAGTATATAATAAAAAGACCGATGCTTTACCAAGTAAAGTTGGATCTATAAAATTTAAACCAAAGAAATAGGTTATAATTCCAGAAAAGAATATAAAAAGTTCTCTCCCCAATATAATTAAGGAAACAACCCGTGGTATTAAATTTAATCTGATTAATAATAATAAAACACTTATAATAGTTAGTTTATCTGCTAGAGGATCTAAAAGTTTACCAAACTTTGAATGCATATTAAACTTCTTTGCAATATAGCCATCTACAAAATCACTCAAAGCCGAAAGCGAAAAAAGCCCTGCAGCTAAATAATAGTTCCCCTGCACAAATAAATATAAATAAATCGGGAGTAATACTATTCTCATCATTGTTATGATATTAGGAATTGTAAACAAATTCATCACTCCAGGGCTATTCATTAGACTCATACTCTTCTTTAGTAATTATTTTACCATTTACAACACTTTCTTTGATTTTTTTATAATGCTTATCAAATTCAATCTCTAGATCAATTTTATTATAGCATTGATCACACACCGCGACTTTTTTAATCTCATAAGCAGCCTGACGCTGGTCTTCATAAACTTTTTGTATATCATAACTTTTTCTAAATATTAGTTTCATTTGCTTTCCACACTTTTTATCTTCTAAATAAATTTCTATTAAAGGACTACTTTTTCCTTTACTAAAAAAATTTTTAATAGAATCAAATATACCCATTTTACACAGGGCCCCCTCTATTAAAGTTATTAGTCTTTATTATATAAAATATTCAACAATCCTCAATGATATCCTTCTTTTTAACCACAGCTATAGCTCTAAATGTTCCAGTTTATTAATTTTAGCTAGATATTTTTGCATATCAAATTTTCTTTCTAGACCATTTGAATTCATATATCTGATCTTACCAAAAATATTTCTTTCCTTCCAGGCGCGATCATGTTTACCAAAACACCAGGCAACACCTGCATAGCTATTTGGGTCTCTTCCATCAAGAGAATATTTGTTATTAAGTTTTAAAGCATATTGATAGGCTTTTTCTGGTTCAGAAACCCACTCCAATATTTTCTTGCCCCAGTACATTCTCATATAATTATGCATTTTCCCTGTTATTTTCATTTCTGTTTGAGCAGCATTCCAGTATTGATCATGTGTTTCAGCATTTTTCAACTGTTCATAACTGTAATTATAATCTCTTTTGTCAGCAGCGTGCTTTTTTAGACTCTTAGCTGCCCAATCAGGTAAAACATCTTTAAGACTACCATCATAATTTTGATTATAGTACACAAAATTGAAACTTAGTTCTCGTCTCACTATCAACTCTTCTAAAAATTCTTCAGCCTCTTTTGAATTTTCAAGAGCTCTTAATGCAATTTCTTGAGCTGAAATCTGTCCAAAATGAAGATAAGGACTGAGATCAGACTGATAATCAAAATAAGGGATATTTCTTTTTTCTCCATAATCTGCAATTTTATTGGTTAAAAATTCATTTAGTTTCTGTTCTGCAGCCTGATATCCACCTTTGAAGAAATTTTTATAGGAAATTTTATCTTCAAAAGTCATTTCAGCTAGGTATTGATCTAGATCTTCAATTAGATATTTATTTATTTCTTCAGGTAATTTTAGCACTGTCTTATTTTCAGGTTGGATTTCATTATAATCACTTAAATATTGCTCTCTAATTTTGTTTATCTTTTTTCTTATTGTATAGGCAGCATATTCTTCCTTTTCAGAAACTTCTTCAACCGGACAGATTACATTAGTCTCAACAGTATAAAAAGGTATTTTAATCAAATTAGCAGTTTTGGCTTTCCATTTTTTTAAATTCTTTAAATATGATTTTTCACTGACAAATAAACTTGCTTTAGCAGCAATTTGTTCAAAAATAGCATCATCTTCATAATTAAAAATAAAAAAATTAATATCTTTTTCTTCAAATCTGTTTTTTAACTCTTTTAAACCAGCAAACATAAATTCATAGTGTCCATATTCAGCTTCAGGAAAATCTTTATCGATTAAAAAGAAAATAAATAGAGGCTGATTTAGTTTGTTTGCCCTTTCAGCAGCATAGCTCAAAGCATGATTATAACTTATCCTTTGAGCTGACTGCATCCAGTACACTACATAGTTTGCTTTATTTAAATCAGCCTCATTAATTTTCTTTATTCTGCTTTCATTTAACTTCACATCTTAACTCCTTCATCAAAATGAACATCGATTTGTGGATAAGGAATATTAAATCCAGCTTCATCAAATGCATATTTAAGTTCTTCATGAAGATCATAATATACATTCCAATAATCAGTAGGTGAAACCCATACTTTAACATCAAAGTTTAATGAACTCCCAGCATGTTCTCCCAGTCTAATTATAGGAGCGGGTTCTTTAAGAATCAGTTCATGCTCTGATACTACTTTTTTGATTACTTCTTTAACTTCATTTATATCGTCATCATAACCAACACCAAAACTCAAGTCAACTCTTCTTTTATCTAAAGCACTAAAATTAGTGATACTGTTAGTGGATATATTTGAATTTGGAACATATATTTTCTTGTTATCTGGAGAAGTAATTATTGTATAAAGCAGCTCAATCTCCTGAACCTTACCTTTATAACCTGCAACTTCTATCATATCACCTGCAGTAAAGGGTCTGAAAATCAAGAGAAGTACTCCACCAGCGAAATTTGAAAGGCTGCCCTGTAAAGCAAAACCAACTGCAAAACCTGCAGCACCAAGTATTGCTATAAAGGAAGTAACTTCAAATCCAAGAGTAGAAGCTATTGAAAGAAATAATAGAATTAGTAAAATAGCCCTGCTCATGGAAAGCAAAAAGCTAGTTAAAGTTCTATCAAATTTGCCCTGAATATTCTTTTCCATAATTTTTAGTGCAAACTTGATAACCCATAAACCTATTAGCAAAAATACAACTGCTAACAACAACTGCATACCATAAGCTGCGACGACCGATTCTAAACCACCAGCAACATCATTCATCTTTATATCCCCCTTCTAATTAAAATTAGAGATGTTCCTCAACACCTCATTTTCTAATTAATAATTATTCTCTTTTATATAATTCTAGTTAAATCCTTACTATCCTGCTTATAATTATTAATAATTTGAATTAAAGAAGAACCGGGATTACCGGTTCCTCAATTTAATAATAAGTATTAGATATCTACGGTTTCTTTAAAAGATTTACCGCTTCTAAACACAGGTACCTTACGAGCTGGTATCTGTATTTCCTCATTAGTTTGAGGATTCCGGCCTTTTCTAGCACTTCTATCTCTTACTTCAAAAGTACCAAAGCCAATTAATTGTACATTATCACGATCATCTTCAGGTTTTTTAGCTTCTGCTCTGAGGTGGTTCATAATGGTATCAATCATGTTATTAATTACTTCTCCAGTATCTTTTTTAGTGATACCTGTATTTTCTGCAACGGCATCAATAAGTTCATTTTTAGTCACTGAAATTCACCTCCTTTGAAAAAATAGCTTTTTTATACATATACTTACTATTCTGGCTATAACAGCGATATCCTGCATTCTGAAAGAAAAAAAATATTAAAAAACTATATATTCCAAAGAGATTTATCTACTACTGCTTCCATTTCATGTTTTTTAGACCTTAACATCAATTGATCTACTGCCTGATATGGATCTTTATCATTAAATAAAACATTATATACCTGATATGTAATGGGCATTTCAAGCTCTAAATTCTCTTTTTCAAGCCATTTATAAATAGCTCGGGTTGTTTTTACACCTTCTACAACCTGTTTAACCCTGTCTTTTGCTTCTGCTATACTCTTGCCTTTACCGATCTCTATCCCAAACCGGCGATTACGACTGTGCATACTTGTACAGGTGACAACCAGGTCTCCCATTCCGGATAATCCAGCTAAAGTCATTTTTTTACCACCATGATAGTCTACAAAACGCCCCATTTCCATTAAAGCTCTTGTTATTAAGGCTGCCCTGGTATTATCACCAAAGTCTAAACCATCACATATTCCACTTGCTAAAGCAATAACATTTTTTACAGCTCCACCAAGTTCTACCCCAATTAAATCGGGATTAGTATATACTCTAAAGTAAGGAGACATAAAAAGGTCTTGAACCTTTTCAGCATTTTCTTTATTCCTTGAAGCAGATACTATTGCAGTTGGTAGTTTTTTGATAACTTCTTCAGCATGGGTTGGTCCTGATAAAACAACTACATTTTTAAATCCAGCATCTTTAATAATTTCTGAATTAACTTTAAAATTCTCTTCTTCTATTCCTTTGGCTGTAGAAACTATTAAAGTTTTCTCAGCAGTATATTTTTTCAATTCACTGCAGACCTTTTCGGCTGCATGAGTTGGAACAGAAATAACTATTACTTCAGCCTCTGAAACAGCTTTTTTGAAATCATTGACTGCTTTTAAGTCTTCATGTAGCTTGATCTCTGGAAAATATTTGTGGTTAATATTTTTCTCGTTAATTGAATCTACTACACTTTTATCTCTTGCATAAATCCTGGTTAAGTGACCATTTTCGGCCAGAATATTTGCTAGAGATGTACCCCAACTTCCTCCACCAATTACCGTAATTTTGCTTTTCATCACTAGCCGCTTTGCCCCAATTTATCGGGATCCATTCTATTTTCTTCCCCATTCATTAATCTATTTATATTTGCCCGATGGGTAAAGATTACAAATAACGATAAAAGAGCTCCAAATATGATATGAGGACCCTCAAATCCACTAAAATAGATCACAAAAGGAAGTGATAATGAACCAATTATAGAACCAAGAGAAACATATCTAGTTTTAATAACTAAAAATAACCAGATTAAAGCATAAACAAGAAAGGCGAGTGGATAAAGTCTTAAAATAACTCCAAAGGTTGTAGCTACACCTTTTCCACCGGTAAAACCTAAAAATATTGACCAGTCATGACCTGCAATAGCTGCCATCGCAACAAGTAAAACAAAAATAGAGGCTACATCACCAATAATTGCCTGCCCAACTAAAACTCCTAAAAAACCTTTTAGAATATCAAACACTGCTACTAATACCCCTGCTTTTAAGCCCATAACTCTAGCTACATTTGTTGCCCCAATATTACCACTACCGTAATTACGAACATCTTTTTTTAAAACTGATTTAGTTAAAAGTAATCCGCTCGGTATCGAACCAATTAAATAACTTATTAAGATAGCGAGTACAATTCTCATAATAGACCTCCTTTTTATTTGCGCTGTTTTAATTTAAAGTTCAATGGATTACCAACATATCCGAAAGCTTCTCTGAGAACATTTTCTAAATATCTTTGATAAGCAAAATGCATTAAGTTAGGATCATTAACAAAAAAGACAAAGGTAGGTGGTTTGACCCCAACCTGACTACCATAATATAATTTAAGCCTTTTTCCTTTTCTGCTCGGTGGTTCACGAAGTTGAACTGCTTCAGAAATTACCTCATTTAAGACTCCTGTTTTGATCCTTAAATTACTCTGATCTACAACATATTCGAGTAAGGAAAGCATCTCATCAATTCTTTCACCTGTTAAAGCAGATATATAGGTTATTGGAACATAATTTAAAAACTTAAGTTCATAATAAACTTCATCAGTATATCTTTTCATCGTTTTTGAATCTTTTTTCATCAAATCCCATTTATTAATTGCAATAACCATTGCCTTACCTTCATCATGCGCATAACCAGCAATTTTTTTATCCTGATCTGATACACCTTTTGTTGCGTCAATCATCATTAATACTGCATCAGATCTATCTACAGATTTTAAAGCTCTTAAATTACTGTAATACTCTATAGATTCTTTAACCCTTGATTTGCGTCTCAAACCAGCTGTATCAATAAAATTAAACTTGATATCTTTCCATTCTATTAATGTATCCACTGCATCTCTAGTAGTTCCAGGCATATCACTAACTATTACCCTGTTTTCACCTACAAGATGGTTTATCAAGCTTGATTTACCAACATTTGGTTTGCCTATTACAGCGATATTTATTGCTTCTCTTTTATCTTCATCTTCTTCATATTCCGGAAGTTCAGCTGATATTTTTTCTAAAAGTTCCCCGGTGTTTTTCCCATGCTCTGCAGAAATCAATATAGGATCACCAAAACCCAGAGAATAAAATTCCCAACTGATTTCCTGCTGATTAGAAAAATCTTCAACTTTATTTACAACTAATAATACTTCTTTATTGGTCCTGTATAAAAGCTGGGCAATCTCCTGATCTATTCCTGTCATACCGGTTCGCGAATCTACCACAAATAAAATTACATCTGCTTCCTCCATGGCCAATTCAGCCTGATATTTTATTTTGTTTTTTATCTCATCAGAATCACGTGGTACGATACCACCAGTATCTATAACATTAAAAGTTCTATCAAGCCATTCTGCTTCTCCATAGATTCTATCGCGGGTAACATTTGGCTCACCTTCTACTATGGCACGTCTGCCACCGACCAATCTATTAAAAAGGGTTGATTTACCAACATTTGGTCTACCAACTATTGCTACTGTTGCTTTAGCCATTTTCTATCACCTCCACTAATTCTGTTAGATTTCCAACAAACTCTATCGTATAATCTTTTAATTTCTCTTTAAATTCCTCACAGTGAGAACCATCTAAAAATTTATTCTCGTCATTTAATACTACATCTGGAATAATTATTTTTTGATATTGATCTTTATCAATTTTTTTGATTCTTTTTTCGATATCTACTGCAGTTAATAAGCCTGTAACTGTAACACTTTCCCCAAAAAAATCATTTTTTATTTTTAGAAGATCTATCTCTAAATTTTTAATATTATTTAATTCTTCAATTATAGGTTTAACTGCTTTAACACCCAATTCTGCAGTTATTACAGCTATTTTGAGCTTTTTAGAGAGCACATCTGGATAACTAAGCTTTTTAAAACTATTTCTAAATAAAGCTGTTAAGCCTATTCCATTTTCTAATTGGGGGAAATCTGCGTATTCTTGATAATCAGGTAATTTATTATTTGTTTTTAAATAAAACTCATCTGCTGCATAGATAATATTTTTACCAAATCTAGCAAGAGATTTTTTCTGCCATTTTTTTATCTGTAAAAGAGCTTCATTCATTTCTTTTTCAGTTAAAGATCTAAGTTCAGCTAATCCTTCCCTGAATTTTGTTATCCCAACCGGAACAACTCCAATTGAAAGCAGAGCTGGATATAAGTCTAAAAGATCTTTTAATGTTCTATTTAATTCCTGACCATCATTATAATCAGGACATAAAACAATCTGAGTATGAAACTCTATTCCCTTCTCTTTTAACAGATAAAGGAGCTCATTAATCTCTGCTGCCCGTTTGTTTTTCATCATTTTAACTCTTAGCTCTGGATTAGTAGTATGAACAGAGATATTTAATGGACTCAGCCTTTTATCGATAATTCTTTGCAGCTCAGATTTTTTTAAATTACTTAAAGTAATAAAGCTGCCCTGAAGAAATGAAAAACGATAATCATCGTCTTTCTGCATCAAACTGTCTCTCATATTTGGTGGCTGTTGTTTTACAAAACAAAAAACACAATTATTTTTACACTGTTTTAAACCGTCAAAAATAATCTCCTTAAACTCAATGCCCAATTCTTCATCAATTTTTCTCTGCAGCTGAAATTCCTGAATAGTATTATCAGCTCTTTTTACCTTCAAATCAATTACTGCTTCAGAAATTTGATATAAATAATCTATATAATCATTTATTTTTTGACCATTAATAGTAATAATTTTATCACTTGCTTTTAAACCAGCTTTAGAAGCTGTTGAGTCTTCAATTATCTTTTCAATTTTAACCATCTTCTGCCTCCTGTTTCCTTGATAATATCATATTTTAGCAGACTAAGCAAAAGCAGACAGCAAGCTGGTTTAACGCAAAAAAACCCGCCGCCCAAATAATATTGGACAGCGGGTGCTTTTTTAATTATTCACCCTGCTCAAAAATATCTCCTACGATTTCTCTAATTGTTGCACCACCAGTAGAAGCTGATTCATCATCTTTTTCACTTTTGCCTTTTGAGCTCTGTGAGCTGCTAGAACTACTTGAGCTAGGGGATGTAGATTTTTTAGTTTCTGGTTTTTCTTCTAGTTCTTTTAAACTTAAACCTACTCTTTCCTGCTCAGCATCTATATTAATAATTTTTGCTTCTTTAACATCTCCTACACTCACAACTTCATCTGCAGTTTTAACATGACGATGTGAAAGTTGAGAAATGTGAATTAAGCCTTCAATACCTTTTTCTACTTCCATAAAAGCACCAAAATCAACTATTTTAGTAATTTTACCTTCAACAACTTCACCTTCATAATGCTTTTCAGCAAATTCTTCCCATGGATCTGGAAGGAGCTGTTTTAAACCAAGTGAAATTCTCTCATCTTCTTTGTTAACTCCAAGTACCTTAACTTCAACCTCTTCTCCTTCAGATAGAACTTCAGATGGACTTTCAATTCTGCCCCATGACATTTCAGAAATATGGAGTAGACCTTCGATTCCACCCAGATCTATAAAGGCACCAAAATCAACCAGCTTTGTAACTTTACCGCTTACAGTTTGTCCTTCTTCTAAAGCTTCTAAGGTTTCTTCTTTTTGAGCTGCTCTTTCTTTTTCAAGAACTTTTTTGGCTGAGAGAACTACATTATTGTTATCTCTCTCAACTTCTATTACCTTTAAGCGAAGAGTTTCACCAACATAATCACTTAAGTCATCTACATAGCCAATAGCTACATGAGAAGCAGGTATAAATCCTCTTACACCAACATTTACAACTAAACCACCTTTAACTTCTTTTGTAACTTCAGCTTCAATTATTTCATCATTTTCATGGGCTTCTACAATTTTTTCCCAGGCTTGTTCATAGTCTGCCTGTTTTTTAGAAAGAATCATATTACCTTCATCATCTTCTAAGGTAAGAATAACTACTTCGATTTTTTGATCCATTTCTACAACTTCTCTTGGATCTTCAACAGGGCTATGACTTAAATGACGTAATGGTATAAATCCATCAGTTTT contains:
- a CDS encoding DUF512 domain-containing protein, which translates into the protein MVKIEKIIEDSTASKAGLKASDKIITINGQKINDYIDYLYQISEAVIDLKVKRADNTIQEFQLQRKIDEELGIEFKEIIFDGLKQCKNNCVFCFVKQQPPNMRDSLMQKDDDYRFSFLQGSFITLSNLKKSELQRIIDKRLSPLNISVHTTNPELRVKMMKNKRAAEINELLYLLKEKGIEFHTQIVLCPDYNDGQELNRTLKDLLDLYPALLSIGVVPVGITKFREGLAELRSLTEKEMNEALLQIKKWQKKSLARFGKNIIYAADEFYLKTNNKLPDYQEYADFPQLENGIGLTALFRNSFKKLSYPDVLSKKLKIAVITAELGVKAVKPIIEELNNIKNLEIDLLKIKNDFFGESVTVTGLLTAVDIEKRIKKIDKDQYQKIIIPDVVLNDENKFLDGSHCEEFKEKLKDYTIEFVGNLTELVEVIENG
- a CDS encoding amidohydrolase, producing the protein MGILIKNILEIYSGVEPEPLKNQYLIIEDDKIKEISAMDSCPTKKDFSEVIDAEGKILLPGLINTHTHTAMTLMRGYADDMPLQKWLQTKIWPFEAKLKGDDIYWGTALGVLEMLKGGTTAFADMYFAMDRAAEVVDKSGIRAVLAEGLIEANDGDTGLKNSLDFALEYNNSAEGRITTMLAPHAPYTCSRSYLEKITKLAADNNLAVHIHLSETKKEVNDFMSDHSLSPIKFLAEFDFFKNHILAAHVVHPEPGDLEILKKNRVNIAHNPISNAKLGSGIAPIADYLAADINVSIGTDGVSSNNNLDLITEARMAAYLQKVNNYDPSLIDTQQLLEMLTINGAKTLNLAQIGMIKEGKKADLILVDTQNNTFSYPHHNNLSNLFYAADSRIIDTVIINGKIIVYGGEIKTLDQEKIYYQAEKSAKRIADNLK
- the der gene encoding ribosome biogenesis GTPase Der, producing the protein MAKATVAIVGRPNVGKSTLFNRLVGGRRAIVEGEPNVTRDRIYGEAEWLDRTFNVIDTGGIVPRDSDEIKNKIKYQAELAMEEADVILFVVDSRTGMTGIDQEIAQLLYRTNKEVLLVVNKVEDFSNQQEISWEFYSLGFGDPILISAEHGKNTGELLEKISAELPEYEEDEDKREAINIAVIGKPNVGKSSLINHLVGENRVIVSDMPGTTRDAVDTLIEWKDIKFNFIDTAGLRRKSRVKESIEYYSNLRALKSVDRSDAVLMMIDATKGVSDQDKKIAGYAHDEGKAMVIAINKWDLMKKDSKTMKRYTDEVYYELKFLNYVPITYISALTGERIDEMLSLLEYVVDQSNLRIKTGVLNEVISEAVQLREPPSRKGKRLKLYYGSQVGVKPPTFVFFVNDPNLMHFAYQRYLENVLREAFGYVGNPLNFKLKQRK
- a CDS encoding deoxyribodipyrimidine photo-lyase, whose product is MKLNESRIKKINEADLNKANYVVYWMQSAQRISYNHALSYAAERANKLNQPLFIFFLIDKDFPEAEYGHYEFMFAGLKELKNRFEEKDINFFIFNYEDDAIFEQIAAKASLFVSEKSYLKNLKKWKAKTANLIKIPFYTVETNVICPVEEVSEKEEYAAYTIRKKINKIREQYLSDYNEIQPENKTVLKLPEEINKYLIEDLDQYLAEMTFEDKISYKNFFKGGYQAAEQKLNEFLTNKIADYGEKRNIPYFDYQSDLSPYLHFGQISAQEIALRALENSKEAEEFLEELIVRRELSFNFVYYNQNYDGSLKDVLPDWAAKSLKKHAADKRDYNYSYEQLKNAETHDQYWNAAQTEMKITGKMHNYMRMYWGKKILEWVSEPEKAYQYALKLNNKYSLDGRDPNSYAGVAWCFGKHDRAWKERNIFGKIRYMNSNGLERKFDMQKYLAKINKLEHLEL
- a CDS encoding CDP-alcohol phosphatidyltransferase family protein — translated: MNSPGVMNLFTIPNIITMMRIVLLPIYLYLFVQGNYYLAAGLFSLSALSDFVDGYIAKKFNMHSKFGKLLDPLADKLTIISVLLLLIRLNLIPRVVSLIILGRELFIFFSGIITYFFGLNFIDPTLLGKASVFLLYTAIAVRLIGINFFGNWLFYLVIPINIISAVDYFIKAYRKVFA
- a CDS encoding NAD(P)H-dependent glycerol-3-phosphate dehydrogenase, with the protein product MKSKITVIGGGSWGTSLANILAENGHLTRIYARDKSVVDSINEKNINHKYFPEIKLHEDLKAVNDFKKAVSEAEVIVISVPTHAAEKVCSELKKYTAEKTLIVSTAKGIEEENFKVNSEIIKDAGFKNVVVLSGPTHAEEVIKKLPTAIVSASRNKENAEKVQDLFMSPYFRVYTNPDLIGVELGGAVKNVIALASGICDGLDFGDNTRAALITRALMEMGRFVDYHGGKKMTLAGLSGMGDLVVTCTSMHSRNRRFGIEIGKGKSIAEAKDRVKQVVEGVKTTRAIYKWLEKENLELEMPITYQVYNVLFNDKDPYQAVDQLMLRSKKHEMEAVVDKSLWNI
- a CDS encoding mechanosensitive ion channel family protein, with the protein product MNDVAGGLESVVAAYGMQLLLAVVFLLIGLWVIKFALKIMEKNIQGKFDRTLTSFLLSMSRAILLILLFLSIASTLGFEVTSFIAILGAAGFAVGFALQGSLSNFAGGVLLLIFRPFTAGDMIEVAGYKGKVQEIELLYTIITSPDNKKIYVPNSNISTNSITNFSALDKRRVDLSFGVGYDDDINEVKEVIKKVVSEHELILKEPAPIIRLGEHAGSSLNFDVKVWVSPTDYWNVYYDLHEELKYAFDEAGFNIPYPQIDVHFDEGVKM
- a CDS encoding HU family DNA-binding protein codes for the protein MTKNELIDAVAENTGITKKDTGEVINNMIDTIMNHLRAEAKKPEDDRDNVQLIGFGTFEVRDRSARKGRNPQTNEEIQIPARKVPVFRSGKSFKETVDI
- the plsY gene encoding glycerol-3-phosphate 1-O-acyltransferase PlsY, yielding MRIVLAILISYLIGSIPSGLLLTKSVLKKDVRNYGSGNIGATNVARVMGLKAGVLVAVFDILKGFLGVLVGQAIIGDVASIFVLLVAMAAIAGHDWSIFLGFTGGKGVATTFGVILRLYPLAFLVYALIWLFLVIKTRYVSLGSIIGSLSLPFVIYFSGFEGPHIIFGALLSLFVIFTHRANINRLMNGEENRMDPDKLGQSG